Part of the Blastocatellia bacterium genome, TTGCATAGTTTAGCGAAATTAGCTCTGGCCTTTGTGTATGTCGTTTGAATTGCCATCACTCACCTACTTGTTTTGATGTGTACAGATTAACAGTACAGGTCGTCAAATCATTGGTCAAGGGCGGGCGATAGGCGTCTAACGAACACACATCACCGGGCCGCCGAGCGGCAATAAAAGTATGCATGAGAGCTGCGCTGCACGGCCTCCGCTGCAACGCCTTGTTAGACCCGCTTTTGTGGACACGACAGCTTTACAATTCGCGTATGAGATTTTCGGGCGTCTCACTCTCCGACTATCCGCAGCGCTTCTTCTTTGAGTGCGTTACTGATGTAAAAGCCTTTCGCTTCCAGTTTGCTAAGAATTGGCTTGAGTGATGCGATGATTTCAGCCTGTTTCGCTTGCGCCAGAACTCCTACGGTGCCGATGATCGGAATGCCTAAGTTCTTAGCTACTAAACGCGCTTGGCGGTCATCCAAAATTAGCCGCACGCCACGCTCGCCGGCTAATGCAATCGCTTCTGCCTCGCCATCATCTATGAGCAGTTTCAACGTGGCTACCCTTGTGGTATCAGAGGGCACTTCTATTCTGAGCCACGCTAATGTGATCCCGAATTCTCTGTCAACTTCCGGCGGGATCATAATGGGTTCGAATAAAGCAGGCAGCAGATCGAGATGTCCTATGCGCTCAAGTCCAATCAGGCAGGTACTGTCCGTGATTATCGGCTCTTTCACAAGCCTAATTCCTCCCGCAGCGCATCGGGAGAATAGTTAAATACTGGAACTCGGTAATGGCCTAACATCTCCATAAATGCACGCTTAGACAGTCCAGCCATTTTTGCTGCTTGACCGAGTGATACCTTGCTCACTTCATAAAGCTTGATGGCAAGCAGCAGCCGGGCTTCATCTTCTGATAAAGTAGATGGGAGGGTCACCGTCATCTCGACCGTATTCATCATAGTACTCACATTATTAGCATCCAGATTCTTCTATTTCAAGAATGCGGCTGATCATTCAATTAGCGAAGGCCGATTTGCGGGTCTAACGCTCGACATTACCGGGCGCGGCATGCTGCATTGAAGTAGCCATAAGAAGCTCGCTTGCCGCGCTCCGGTGCATGTCGTTGTTAGGTGCGTTGCCAAGAAAGCCTTTTGCCATTGATGTAGGATTTTAGTTGCTTATTGCCATTGATGTAGGATTTTAGTTGCTTAGAGTTTTCCCAAATCTTCGTATACTTGGCGCGCTATATCTTCAACGGTATCAAACATGTAAACTACGTAGTCTTTTCGCATCCGACTCTTTAGACTATCAAGCTTTGCCTTTCCAGCAGGGTCAGGTTCAATATCAGAAACTTTAACTGGCGCATCATCTCGTATGACATAAAGAAACATCGGTTTCCCACTAGT contains:
- a CDS encoding DUF3368 domain-containing protein; protein product: MKEPIITDSTCLIGLERIGHLDLLPALFEPIMIPPEVDREFGITLAWLRIEVPSDTTRVATLKLLIDDGEAEAIALAGERGVRLILDDRQARLVAKNLGIPIIGTVGVLAQAKQAEIIASLKPILSKLEAKGFYISNALKEEALRIVGE
- a CDS encoding UPF0175 family protein; translated protein: MNTVEMTVTLPSTLSEDEARLLLAIKLYEVSKVSLGQAAKMAGLSKRAFMEMLGHYRVPVFNYSPDALREELGL